The Myxococcota bacterium genome contains a region encoding:
- a CDS encoding outer membrane lipoprotein-sorting protein produces MVALENDRGLPTTYMYTETVAVPKQIRGDGLGAGVFGTNFTFDDFERFMSLNRTEESKRLSDETREGHPSFVLVSTPRDPIRGSYTKVKTWVYGDQERVRRVLKADLDRIVTKDGLSYPGRITLRDLTEGTQTQLDITSSEIDGKLVSQGELEVGELGRYCR; encoded by the coding sequence GTGGTCGCACTCGAGAACGACCGCGGTCTGCCCACCACCTACATGTATACCGAAACCGTCGCGGTGCCGAAGCAGATCAGGGGTGACGGCCTCGGCGCGGGAGTGTTCGGAACGAACTTCACGTTCGACGACTTCGAGCGCTTCATGAGTCTGAATCGCACCGAGGAATCGAAACGCCTGTCCGACGAAACTCGCGAAGGGCACCCATCGTTCGTGCTGGTGTCGACCCCGCGTGACCCGATTCGCGGCTCCTACACCAAAGTGAAGACTTGGGTCTATGGCGATCAGGAGCGGGTGCGCCGCGTCCTGAAGGCCGACCTCGACCGCATCGTGACGAAGGACGGTCTGTCCTATCCCGGGCGAATCACTCTCCGCGATCTCACGGAAGGCACGCAGACACAGCTCGACATCACCTCGTCGGAGATCGACGGGAAGCTGGTATCGCAAGGCGAGCTCGAAGTCGGCGAGCTCGGCCGCTACTGCCGCTAG
- a CDS encoding ABC transporter ATP-binding protein/permease: protein MTAEPTPRRASGTPRLTSAGFLREVLRLATPYWSSEQKLRVRGVTFLLLILTGGQVGITVWGNYWNRDFFDALEARSVSRVLVQVAVFAAIFAASIAVTAAHLMVKRWLQLGWREWLTLKLVGRWMEGGRHYRLLLAPAAHDNPDQRIAEDIRIATESAVALAHTLVYSVLTLGLFVEILWSVSGPATVSGTTIQVPGFMVPLAFLYAGVGSALGWWLGRPLVRSTNALQTAEADFRFGLASAREHSEAIALVRGEPGERARASTRFAEIIRSWDRQSLAYMGLVSFSTGYGGLLPVFPLLVAAPRYIAGFMTLGALMQAAQAFQRLTGALSWPVDNLGELASCRTAAGRVLALHQDLERLDSEARAPSAARIVVSPSSERRLAIEDLSIAEPSGEVLLEGLSAELGRGKRLLVTGDSTVTSTLFKVIAGLWPWGRGRVLLPRDKDRGVLLIPQRPFLPEGSLRQALCYPSPPSVFDDKALRHALECAGILWLARRLDKVGQWERILPLREQQRLAFARALLKRPAWIVTQDATNAFHPRGEQLMFEMLHRELPDLAFLTIRSSPGLERFHHDRLVLRRPPAHRSA, encoded by the coding sequence ATGACGGCCGAGCCAACGCCCAGGCGCGCGAGCGGGACTCCGCGCCTCACTTCGGCTGGCTTCCTGCGCGAAGTACTCCGGCTGGCCACGCCCTACTGGAGCTCCGAGCAAAAGCTACGCGTGCGCGGTGTGACCTTCTTGCTTCTGATCCTGACCGGCGGGCAGGTGGGCATCACCGTCTGGGGCAACTACTGGAACCGCGACTTCTTCGACGCGCTGGAGGCGCGCTCGGTGAGCCGGGTGCTCGTGCAGGTGGCCGTGTTCGCAGCGATCTTCGCGGCCTCGATCGCAGTCACCGCGGCGCACCTCATGGTCAAGCGCTGGCTGCAGCTCGGCTGGCGCGAGTGGCTCACGCTGAAGCTCGTAGGTCGCTGGATGGAAGGCGGACGGCACTACCGCCTGCTCCTCGCGCCGGCCGCGCACGACAACCCGGACCAGCGCATCGCGGAAGACATCCGCATCGCGACCGAGAGCGCGGTCGCGCTCGCGCACACGCTGGTCTACTCGGTGCTCACTCTCGGGCTGTTCGTCGAGATCCTCTGGTCGGTCTCGGGCCCCGCCACGGTGAGTGGCACCACGATCCAGGTGCCCGGCTTCATGGTGCCGCTCGCGTTCCTGTACGCGGGCGTGGGCAGCGCGCTGGGTTGGTGGCTCGGGCGCCCGCTCGTGCGCTCGACGAACGCCCTGCAGACCGCGGAGGCGGACTTCCGCTTCGGGCTGGCAAGCGCGCGCGAGCACTCCGAAGCGATCGCGCTCGTGCGCGGCGAGCCGGGCGAGCGCGCACGCGCGAGCACGCGCTTCGCGGAGATCATCCGGAGCTGGGACCGCCAGTCACTCGCCTACATGGGGCTCGTGTCGTTCTCGACCGGCTACGGTGGGCTCCTGCCCGTGTTCCCGCTGCTCGTCGCGGCGCCACGCTACATCGCAGGCTTCATGACGCTGGGCGCGCTGATGCAGGCTGCCCAGGCGTTCCAGCGCCTCACGGGAGCGCTCTCCTGGCCGGTCGACAACCTTGGCGAGCTCGCGAGCTGCCGCACCGCGGCGGGTCGCGTGCTGGCGCTGCACCAGGACCTGGAGCGATTGGATTCGGAGGCGCGCGCCCCCAGCGCGGCGCGGATCGTGGTCAGTCCATCGTCCGAACGACGCCTGGCGATCGAGGACCTGTCCATCGCCGAGCCGTCGGGGGAGGTGCTCCTGGAAGGTCTCTCGGCGGAGCTTGGGCGCGGGAAGCGACTGCTCGTCACGGGTGACTCGACGGTGACGAGCACCCTCTTCAAGGTGATTGCCGGTCTCTGGCCGTGGGGCCGTGGCCGCGTGCTTCTGCCGCGCGACAAGGACCGCGGCGTGCTGCTGATACCGCAGCGGCCGTTCCTGCCCGAGGGCAGCCTGCGCCAGGCGCTGTGCTATCCGAGCCCGCCCAGCGTATTCGATGACAAGGCGCTTCGCCACGCGCTCGAGTGCGCCGGCATCCTGTGGCTCGCGCGCCGCCTCGACAAGGTGGGCCAGTGGGAGCGCATCCTCCCGTTGCGCGAGCAGCAGCGGCTGGCCTTCGCGCGCGCGCTGCTGAAGCGCCCCGCCTGGATCGTCACTCAGGATGCGACCAACGCCTTCCACCCGCGTGGTGAGCAGCTCATGTTCGAGATGCTGCACCGCGAGCTGCCGGACCTCGCGTTTCTCACCATCCGCTCGAGCCCGGGGCTCGAGCGATTCCACCATGACCGGCTCGTGCTGCGCCGGCCCCCGGCTCACCGCTCTGCGTGA
- a CDS encoding glycoside hydrolase family 5 protein, which translates to MPDPRPVRGVNLGGWLVLEKWMKPSLFAGLAATDETTWCAELGREAAPRLRAHWDTFITRDDFAWLAGVGIDAVRIPVGHWVLGPPVPYHPKYGKDPFPFVEGGIDVLDRALAWADELGLRVVLDLHAAAGCQNGFDNGGLQDVCDWHRRPEYVAHSIELLGRLARRYGSSPSLWAVQVLNEPRWDIPTDFLEDFYRRAYDAVRAHCAHERVAVMFHDGFRPRSEYLGFFDPARFQNVLYDVHRYQCFDPESQALDVPGHVAAAASWRDEGERVLRDLGVPAIAGEWSLGFDPDGFTRSWERPPGHPLGGMDAFQEDTAYRAYAAAQLLAFERFRGWFFWSYRTETTPPWCFRECVERGWLPARYS; encoded by the coding sequence GTGCCTGATCCCCGCCCCGTCCGCGGAGTGAATCTCGGCGGCTGGCTCGTGCTCGAGAAATGGATGAAGCCGAGCCTGTTCGCAGGGCTCGCGGCCACGGACGAGACGACTTGGTGCGCCGAGCTCGGCCGCGAGGCGGCGCCGCGCCTGCGCGCTCACTGGGACACGTTCATCACGCGCGACGACTTCGCGTGGCTCGCGGGGGTGGGGATCGACGCGGTCCGGATCCCGGTCGGTCACTGGGTGCTCGGGCCGCCCGTGCCCTACCACCCGAAGTATGGGAAGGACCCGTTCCCGTTCGTCGAGGGCGGGATCGACGTGCTCGATCGCGCGCTCGCCTGGGCGGACGAGCTCGGGCTGCGCGTCGTGCTCGACCTGCACGCCGCGGCGGGCTGCCAGAACGGGTTCGACAACGGCGGGCTCCAGGATGTGTGTGACTGGCACAGACGGCCCGAGTACGTGGCTCACTCGATAGAGCTCCTCGGGCGGCTGGCCCGACGCTACGGCTCGAGTCCGAGTCTCTGGGCGGTCCAGGTGCTGAATGAGCCGCGCTGGGACATTCCGACCGACTTCCTCGAGGACTTCTACCGGCGCGCGTACGACGCCGTCCGTGCTCACTGCGCACACGAGCGCGTCGCGGTGATGTTCCACGACGGCTTCCGCCCGCGCAGCGAGTATCTCGGCTTCTTCGACCCGGCCAGGTTCCAGAACGTCCTCTACGACGTGCACCGCTACCAGTGCTTCGATCCGGAGAGCCAGGCGCTCGACGTGCCCGGACACGTCGCAGCGGCCGCAAGCTGGCGCGACGAAGGAGAGCGGGTCCTGCGCGACCTGGGCGTGCCCGCGATCGCAGGCGAGTGGAGCCTGGGCTTCGACCCCGACGGCTTCACGCGCTCGTGGGAGCGTCCACCCGGCCACCCGCTCGGCGGCATGGACGCGTTCCAGGAAGACACGGCCTATCGCGCCTATGCAGCGGCGCAGCTCCTCGCCTTCGAACGCTTTCGGGGCTGGTTCTTCTGGAGTTACCGCACCGAGACCACGCCGCCCTGGTGCTTCCGCGAGTGCGTCGAGCGTGGCTGGCTGCCTGCGCGCTACTCGTGA
- a CDS encoding alkaline phosphatase family protein, producing MGGLLRGDPPVVHLPPVRVPLRDSTHSAALGVPGAGADGTLPAVSFVDPIFGIIFGGAAENDEHPPTDVRKGEGFVSTVVNAVRNGPNWQDSIIFIVYDEHGGFYDHVAPPRARQGKHTDARNPDGIDPGLCADLSNPPASTQPGGGANCSVVSPAEALAICPTFTTTGPYPPECANFDQLGVRVPFIAVSPFSKPHYVSHTVGDHASLLALIEKRFLSNNQGNGESHIQHLTARDGSADTLEDMFNFSHPPSLDAVVPTAPGASPSDPGCPFVSPGT from the coding sequence TTGGGTGGACTACTTCGCGGAGATCCCCCAGTCGTTCACCTTCCGCCCGTCCGCGTTCCCCTTCGTGACTCCACACACTCAGCCGCTCTCGGCGTTCCTGGCGCAGGCGCGGACGGCACGCTGCCGGCGGTCTCCTTCGTCGATCCGATCTTCGGAATCATCTTCGGCGGCGCCGCGGAAAACGACGAGCATCCGCCCACCGACGTCAGGAAGGGCGAGGGCTTCGTCTCGACCGTCGTCAACGCGGTGCGGAACGGCCCGAACTGGCAGGACTCGATCATCTTCATCGTGTACGACGAGCACGGCGGCTTCTACGACCACGTCGCCCCGCCGCGGGCGCGACAGGGCAAGCACACCGATGCCCGCAATCCCGACGGCATCGATCCCGGCCTGTGCGCCGACCTGTCGAACCCACCCGCCAGCACGCAGCCGGGCGGCGGCGCGAACTGCAGCGTAGTGAGTCCGGCCGAGGCACTCGCCATCTGCCCGACCTTCACCACGACCGGACCCTATCCGCCCGAGTGCGCCAACTTCGACCAGCTCGGCGTCCGCGTGCCGTTCATCGCCGTCTCACCGTTTTCGAAGCCGCACTACGTCTCGCACACGGTCGGCGACCACGCCTCGCTCCTGGCGCTGATCGAGAAGCGCTTCCTCAGCAACAACCAGGGCAACGGCGAATCACACATCCAACATCTGACTGCGCGCGATGGCAGCGCCGACACGCTCGAGGACATGTTCAACTTCTCGCACCCGCCCTCCCTCGACGCGGTGGTTCCAACGGCGCCGGGCGCGAGCCCGTCGGATCCAGGCTGTCCGTTCGTCTCGCCGGGGACGTAG
- a CDS encoding gluconokinase → MVIVTMGVSGAGKSTLGRALARKLGFHFEEGDDWHDPTSVEKMRRGESLSDEDRQPWLERLNRAIREWVASKRGVVLACSALRRSHRQVLRSGLPDPTQLRFVFLDGSREEIERRLRARAGHFMPVALLSSQLETLEPPDPGEAIRLRVGTPVDRAVEAAIDELGSC, encoded by the coding sequence ATGGTCATCGTCACGATGGGTGTGTCGGGGGCGGGCAAGTCCACGCTCGGGCGAGCGCTGGCCCGGAAGCTCGGCTTCCACTTCGAGGAAGGCGACGACTGGCACGACCCGACGAGCGTCGAGAAGATGCGCCGGGGTGAGTCGCTCAGCGACGAAGACCGGCAGCCCTGGCTCGAGCGACTGAATCGAGCGATCCGCGAGTGGGTCGCCTCGAAACGAGGCGTCGTCCTCGCATGCTCCGCGCTGCGGCGCTCTCACCGGCAGGTGCTCCGCTCGGGGCTCCCTGACCCGACCCAGCTCCGGTTCGTCTTCCTCGACGGGAGCCGCGAGGAGATCGAACGACGGCTCCGCGCGCGCGCAGGTCACTTCATGCCTGTAGCGCTCCTGTCCAGCCAGCTCGAGACCCTCGAGCCACCGGATCCCGGCGAGGCGATTCGCCTCCGAGTCGGCACCCCCGTCGACCGAGCAGTCGAAGCGGCAATCGACGAGCTCGGCTCATGCTGA